The region gtatccattaaaaaaaaagaaaatcagcacTTGTGTTCTGTTAGCCATGGTTTGCTGTACCAGGGGATGGTCATTGAAACAGATATTTTTCTGTTTCTTACAGATCAAAAACCAAGCCCAAAAGATGGAATGTGTAATGGAGAAGGTAAGTTGTGGTTTCATTATACTTAGGTACTCCAGTTTCATGATTTCCGTACATCAACTGCAGAGTTTTTCCCAGCCTTAGATACTCTCTGCTGAATtcgagtaggttcacacttgttttaaaaccgTATCCGTGGTTCTGTTTTTTTGGCACTGATCAAAAACGGAGCCCCGGTTACCAATGTCAAAAATAGCAGCTGTCCTCACTCACAAaataaacggatccgtctgcgttgatGGGCATTCGTTTTGAAAACCTGATCGGACAGTCCGGATTTGCAGGATTTTCACGGACCCGGATTGATCcctgatacacggaggggtactgAAAATCTATGGCAAAactgatccccctctacacaggcatctttagacacatgctggagggggtagcagccaggacaggggggggggggggggagggcaatgatcggcagggaggggggtcgcccctcccctccctcacctgggtcccctgtccccgctccccctccctcacctaggtctcccgtccccgctccccctccagctatttgcacaaaagtatcaaaatgtaatgtaggcagcgagcggggaagcatTCCTTCTTTACTTTCTCCACTCGCTGCGTTACTTCCTGCAATGCAGCCGTCCGAACTatagagggcagcattgcaggaagtcaagcggtgagcggtggaacgcaaagaAGGCTCCCCCGTCGTGCTCCTGTGGCAGGAAgaattctgcacttgcgcagtagtaCTGGGGTGCGCTGCTGTGCAGTATGCCCTGGATGGATGAATTACCAGGCTGCCGAGCGATCAGCTCACTCATCGTCTTCCTCAGCTTTTTTCTTTTAGttagtctcaggtttcctttaaagcaatcccGAAGTGAACCCAAGCAATATAAACGGACCATACATGATCAGAGGTTGTCTCTGCACTGTTCCTTGTTGCAGAGATATACCTGAAAGGTGGATACAcaatttacaaatgttattaaCCCCCTTtgccgttatgattctttcctgattttagggtctaaaagcggagcaatttttttgcaccctttcagaccctaaaacctggaaaaactcatgctgccaggaagatctgcagcagttttacaatcactcacctccctgactccagcgctgcagttatgcctccatcctccgggtggcgctgcaactctaaagtgaaattgccggctgtcgtcatgacgacagacggcaatctcaacaggaggaagcagagccccggaggagaggaagatgaATTGCGATGTTGGGTTCTCCTggaaggtatgtagaaacgcccaCTGCGCGTTATACTCTGCGCACAGCCTCcggtggctaccccgagcagaggtcagtattaccgctcttagctgcggttttctgcaCCGACCCTAGCtctggattaccgccaaggaggttaaaggaccactattgcgaaaaaaagtaggcagttaaaatctgatagaaccgagacacgttttgggccagtctatctcctcatgggagattctctgtgttttctttgttttcaacatcatttcctgaacagcagttgcaaagtctaactgaaaaAACAgcttgcaagtgagtagggaggctggctgttatcttattattttggcagttaaactgctgttcaggaaaaagctgatgaaaacaaagaaaaccatgagaatcccccatgaggagatggactgggccaaaacctgtcggttctatcagattttaactgtctacttttttccgctatagtggtcctttaaaagagtTAGGAGGTGCTATTTGCTATTGTTCTATTTATTTGATTGGAATTCGGGATAGTGTTTCATAATAAGCTCTGTAATTTTGGGAGACATGCTGACTTGGTGACACTGTGAGCACACCAGATTTTGGCCTCATACGGCTTAGAGGTCTGCTTCTAACATAACAGCTTCTTATGAGGATAACTCTGGTCTAACACTAATGTGCTCCTCAGCCTTCCTAGTCAGTCCTGCATCATGTGAACAAATGCATATGAATTAGCTAGCACATCCAAGAATTATCTTGCAAATAAGCCAATGTTTCGGATCCACgcagggcccctttatcaaggcacacGTTGCTCTAGACAACAATCTGTCTGCCGCTTCAGGATAAACCTAAAAGGTTAAGTGGGGAGTCTCTACTCCTCTTCACACTCACAGATGTGATGTGCATCCAGCTCGCTGGATGCACATCACATCTGTAGCTGCCCACTGGATGCACATCACATCTGTAGCCACCCAATGGATGCACATCACATCTGTGAGTGTGAAGAGGAGCAGAGACTCCCCACTTAACCTTTTACATTTTAGGTTTACCCTAAAGCAACAGACAGATTGTTGCCTAGAGCAAAGTTTACCTTGATAAAGAGGCCCTGCGTGGCTCCGAAACATTGGCTTATTTGCAAGATAGCAATAAAGATAATTCTTGGATGCCCTAGCTTCTTCATATGTTCCACAATGGGCATCATCCCCTTTTTTCAGCTTCAGCACTCCCTGTATGAACTTCAGTGGAATCCTTTAGTTTATATTGATCTCTGCATCATGTGAGGGCTGAggcaaaacagatgcaccaaaagGATGGCAGCTGGTGAATGAAGGGTTTGGAGTTTAGAACATCAATTAAGGTCATTTTAAGCATATGTTTTAATTGAGCTGGACACAATGCAAACTGTGACAATCCTAACCATGTTACAGATAAGATCCTCATGGTGCCTTCAAGCCTCGTCAAATAAATTTTTGTGTGCCTGGGGAGAACTTGGGTCTGCAGGTGGACTCTACAAAGATGGTCCTCATTTGGTGCTTACCCTTGTCCTAAGACATAACAACACAAGTTgtttaggtaatacctttaaaCTGTGCAAACCTGAACAGTtcatcattaaaggtattacctaaacaacttttgttgttatgtctttggattctctccatgactggtCCACATAATACTAGCTTTACCCTTGTCCTAAGCATCTAACAGTCCAGCATGAAAGCCTCAACTGGCCATTGAGGTACTGGCACTGAACTGTCAAACATCTGGTGAAGAAACTTTATGTAGGATGTGGTGGGGCTTAGCTCTCAATCAGGGTAAGCAAGGCCTTGCACATAGTGCAATTGGGGACATTCATTGATGTTTTTGTTATCAAATGTTTTTAGAAAGGTCATTGGTTTGGGTAGACCTCAGAGTGTTTCAGCTGTGGATTCTAAAGCCAAGGCTTCCACAAGAGCTTCCTTGCTCTATTGTCATGGATTTGGTGTCCTCTTGTTGCATTCTCAGAAAGAACATCAAGTTGGGATAGTAATACCATGCAATGTTCACAGAAGGTGTGGAGGTAATACCTCAGGGCTAAAATAAGTTTCACAGAGAGACATAAAATGATGAAAGGTACTTCTTAGCGTCCAAATACATTTGTAATATTAGATACACCTTACGAGTATTAAAAAGCTTTCCTTTTCTTCCAGATGTTTTGAAAAATCATAAGCAATCTGTATTGAAAAAGAACATGAAgatccaggggaaggtggggACATCCTATTCCTGCTGTGAAATGCTGGAAATCCAGTACACAGAAGTGTTTATCACTGATGAAGATCCAGTGGGACAGCAGGGCCAGCATGAATATAATGTGTTGGCCAACCGTCGAGCCCGTATCTACAACCATAACAGGCATCAAAAAATCAATCTTATAGATATCCTCTCTCCGCTGGAAgtgggatctaatggtccaaaaaAGGTGCTGGTCACTGGAATTGCTGGGATTGGAAAGACATATGCCATGCAAAGGCTTATGCATGAGTGGGCAATTGGAAAAGCCTTCGAGAATGTCTCCTGTGTTGTCAATTTTACATTTCGAGAGCTGAGCTTGATAGATAAAACGGTAAGTTTTTTAGACCTTATAAAAGTAAACCATACTCTTCTGAAGGACATAGCTGAAGAACTATGTAAGGATCCTAAGGGATTGTTGGTGGTACTAGATGGGCTAGACGAATTTAAACATTCCTTAAATGGAGGAACTTTGGTGAAGAGTGTCAGTGAACAAGCAACTATAAAAGATTTGGTTTACAGTCTTTTAAAAGGTGCCCTACTTCCTGAGGTATCCATTGTTGTCACCAGTAGACCTCGACCATGGCTTCTTCTTGAGGGCTTTGATCGAAAAGTTGTCATCTTGGGCTTTGAGGAAAAACAAGTGAAAGAATTTTGCTTCAGGTTCTTCAGAGAAGAGGTGGTCTCAGAGGAGGTGTTTCAGTATATTACAAAAAATGACACTCTTTCAGGGCTCTCCTTTATCCCCCTCTATTGTTTCATTCTTTGTACTGCGTTGAAGCCTTTTTACCAGAACAAACCACAAGAGTCATGCCTTGAAAAGCCCCCACAGACTATGACAGAAGTCTACCGTTGTTATCTTTGTACTATTTTACATTTGAGGGACAATTCACTAAAAACAGACAAAACAACTAAAGAACCCATCGTGCTTTGTGGTCCAAACATCCTGTCCTCTGAGAAGGACAATCTGTATCATCTGGGAAGATTAGCTTACCATTACTTACTAGAGAGTAAGATCTTATTCACCAAAGACGATGTACAAACATTTGGCCTTGAACCCGCCAAGCTATCAGACAACTTCATGCACAGGATTTCAGACCAAGTGGATGAGAAAAACAAGTCAGAAATGTTTTCTTTCATCCACCTGACAGTCCAGGAGTTCTTTGCTGCTCTTTATTGTATCATGTCCATTGGTTCCTCTCCAGAAGAACTGAAACAATGTCTTGATCTTTGGTGTTTTGGAATTGTTCCTAAGGAATCAGTGAAAAGCCAGCTCTTGTCCACCACCCTGGAATCTATGTCGGTGAATCGCTGGGAGAGCCTCCAAATGTTCTCTCGTTTCTTCATGGGTCTGCTTTGCTATAGAATTCAAGGCAAACTGAAGGGTTTGGTGGATCCCTTTCCCTATGACGTTCTGTGTCCACTGGCCAACTGGTTTAAAGAAAAGATCTCATATGAAGTCAACCAGAGACTCTTGAACCTCTTGCACTGTCTGCAGGAACTTCAGCAACAGTCAGTTATAGACAAGGTTGCACCTGGGATTGATGAAGTCAACCTGTTCAAGGTGATACTGAATCCTGCAGACTGTGCTACTCTAAGTGACATATTACAGCAATCAGATGGTAGACTGAAGACTCTTAACTTGGGCTATACAAATCTGGGCATCAGAGGATTGAAAAGACTGCAACCCCTCTTGCATCGTTGCCAAACACTTTAGTAAGTACAGTTTGGAAGTGTATAAGATTATGAGTAGtgttaaagcaaacttgtgaggtttGCAATCTAACTTTTTTGATACTTACCTCGGAAGAGGGGAGTTTCTGGATCCTCCTCCACCAGGCTGTTCCATCGCAAAGAGACATGCAAAGATTGTGGCAGTGCACTGTACCTGTGTAGTAGCACAGACCCACTTATTCTTTGGCTGAAAAAGCCAATCCTGATTGGGTCTGCACTGCTGTGCATGCATGAGCCATTGACAAACAGCTGTCGATTGTTTTTCTGGAAACAAAGCACTGGAACGGCCCGATgtaggaggatgagggaagcctttggaggacCCAGAGAATTCCCTCTCCCAAGGTGAGTATCCCTTTGAGCTACTTTTTTTCCTAcaggcaggggcatagctagaaaccacagggccccatagcaaaaaaattggctcccccccccccaaaacaattATAAGGCACCTTtgtgcccccccacacacacacacaaaaatgttttAGGTAGTCAGGGATGCTCCCAGAATTAGGCAGCCCTTCAGCATTGATAGCCAAAAGGAACCCCTAGcagtaggtagccccaggtaggcccccagtatagatagccagaaatgCTCCCTGATATAGGTAGTCAGTGGTACCACCAGTATTAGATATCCTTCCAGTATGGGTATTCAGAGGGGCCCCAAATGTAGGCAGCCAGAGGGCCccacagtataaggtagccagaagtgAAGTGAGTTAAATTCTCTCCATCACTCTGCTCATGCAACTTTGCACCCCAGGGCATCTGCCACAGATTTCCTTATCGCTGCCAGCCATTGGCACTGGGCCTCCCTTCGCTAtaagccccatagcagctgctatagctgctatggtgatccctacatcACTGCCTACAAGTACCCCTTTCAAGAGGAACTTCAGAcaaaacttttattttagttGTGGACAAAGTGTGGAAGAGTTAGAACCCAACAGATTGTGGGAGGGTTATAGAACCTGGGGCGGGGAGTGgtggtggttagggataggcattggaggagggagggttctgtgttcgagtatgggtttagctgtagtagcattaccgatattctatcagCTATATCCCGGCGCCCACATTTCCTGGTGCAATATTTCACGTAAGCTGTATAAAAGACGAGTTGCAAGGAATGCAGTTAGGTTGTGGCAAACCACATATCGGCCAGATGAGTTCTGCTTCATCGTGAGCGGTGCATTATgtgcatatctcccaactttttgagacaataaagagggacacttaaccgAACCtataaaaaaagagtttaacttacctgggacttctaccagtcccctgcagccgccctgtgcccacgccgtgactgaacaatcctccggtccccttcaGCCATTTAGATTCGATTTCGGCGATTGGCCAGTCgatagccactgcgcctgcacagccctggccgcgCGTGTCCTCAATCACGCTCCCGCCACCGGGCGCATCCTGCGCATGCAGAGTATGAGATTTTCTTGTACAgcacatgcgcaggatgctctcgGCGGTGGGAGCATGATCTAGGACGAGgcagtggccatcaactggcGAAGTCACCCAAATCAAAACTTAgcggctgcgggggactggagggccggtcggctgcagggggctggtaggtaggagccccaggtaagttgaacttttttttatagGTTCGGTTTAGGTTCAATTTAAgctacacccctgccacacccctaattacgaccctgacacacccctagtcacacccctagtcatgcacaccataaagattttataataaaaatattttgttttataattcaa is a window of Hyperolius riggenbachi isolate aHypRig1 chromosome 6, aHypRig1.pri, whole genome shotgun sequence DNA encoding:
- the LOC137522238 gene encoding NLR family CARD domain-containing protein 3-like; this translates as MCNGEDVLKNHKQSVLKKNMKIQGKVGTSYSCCEMLEIQYTEVFITDEDPVGQQGQHEYNVLANRRARIYNHNRHQKINLIDILSPLEVGSNGPKKVLVTGIAGIGKTYAMQRLMHEWAIGKAFENVSCVVNFTFRELSLIDKTVSFLDLIKVNHTLLKDIAEELCKDPKGLLVVLDGLDEFKHSLNGGTLVKSVSEQATIKDLVYSLLKGALLPEVSIVVTSRPRPWLLLEGFDRKVVILGFEEKQVKEFCFRFFREEVVSEEVFQYITKNDTLSGLSFIPLYCFILCTALKPFYQNKPQESCLEKPPQTMTEVYRCYLCTILHLRDNSLKTDKTTKEPIVLCGPNILSSEKDNLYHLGRLAYHYLLESKILFTKDDVQTFGLEPAKLSDNFMHRISDQVDEKNKSEMFSFIHLTVQEFFAALYCIMSIGSSPEELKQCLDLWCFGIVPKESVKSQLLSTTLESMSVNRWESLQMFSRFFMGLLCYRIQGKLKGLVDPFPYDVLCPLANWFKEKISYEVNQRLLNLLHCLQELQQQSVIDKVAPGIDEVNLFKVILNPADCATLSDILQQSDGRLKTLNLGYTNLGIRGLKRLQPLLHRCQTLYLRYNSLDKEAAEIQADVLKSPSCQVKSLLMCGNRIGSEGVQCLWEALRYNQTLEELYVDITGITDSGLDNLLPSLENNKTLRLLTIVGNKLSDRGKEVLVELQRRLPHLKILSSFMGDMGLLQAYLDWVQELRESPQQMESVKNADALRNILSELAKEDSRERPSEVIERAKKLELEILQLLEASREVG